The following proteins are encoded in a genomic region of Chryseobacterium cucumeris:
- a CDS encoding transketolase yields MVNSHTNKSDIMSKSIEELKTLTTQIRRDILRMVHAVNSGHPGGSLGCTEFFTALYGKVMNYKLPFTMEGKNEDHFYLSNGHISPVFYSTLARFGFFPVEELSTFRKLDSRLQGHPTTHEGLPGVRIASGSLGQGLSVALGVAQGKKLDGDQSLVYSLHGDGELQEGQIWEALMYASAKKVDNIISTIDYNGRQIDGDTDDVLSLGNLHAKLEAFGWTVLEEKNGNDLEAVIAILEKAKTETGKGKPVAILLHTEMGYGIDYMMGSHAWHGKAPNDEQLDTAFKQLYLEAPADY; encoded by the coding sequence ATTGTAAATTCGCATACAAATAAATCAGATATAATGAGTAAAAGTATTGAGGAGTTAAAGACTCTTACTACGCAGATCAGAAGAGACATTTTAAGAATGGTTCACGCTGTTAATTCAGGACACCCGGGTGGAAGCTTAGGTTGTACAGAATTCTTTACAGCCCTTTATGGTAAAGTGATGAACTATAAGCTTCCTTTCACAATGGAAGGCAAAAATGAAGATCATTTTTATCTATCAAACGGACATATTTCTCCGGTATTCTATTCTACTTTAGCAAGATTTGGTTTCTTCCCTGTTGAAGAACTGAGCACTTTCAGAAAATTAGATTCAAGATTACAGGGACACCCAACTACACATGAAGGACTTCCGGGAGTCAGAATCGCTTCAGGTTCTCTTGGACAAGGGCTTTCTGTTGCACTTGGAGTAGCTCAGGGTAAAAAATTAGATGGTGATCAGTCTCTTGTTTACTCTCTTCACGGAGATGGTGAGCTTCAGGAAGGTCAGATCTGGGAGGCATTGATGTATGCTTCTGCTAAAAAAGTAGATAACATCATTTCTACTATTGATTACAACGGACGCCAGATTGACGGAGATACCGATGATGTATTAAGCTTAGGAAATCTTCATGCAAAACTGGAAGCATTCGGATGGACTGTTTTGGAAGAAAAAAACGGTAATGATCTTGAAGCGGTCATTGCAATTCTTGAGAAAGCAAAAACAGAAACCGGAAAAGGAAAACCTGTTGCCATCCTTCTTCATACAGAAATGGGGTACGGAATTGATTATATGATGGGATCTCATGCGTGGCATGGTAAAGCTCCTAATGATGAGCAGTTAGACACGGCATTCAAGCAATTGTACCTGGAAGCTCCGGCTGATTATTAA